A stretch of the Aegilops tauschii subsp. strangulata cultivar AL8/78 chromosome 4, Aet v6.0, whole genome shotgun sequence genome encodes the following:
- the LOC109740585 gene encoding LOW QUALITY PROTEIN: heterogeneous nuclear ribonucleoprotein 1 (The sequence of the model RefSeq protein was modified relative to this genomic sequence to represent the inferred CDS: deleted 1 base in 1 codon) codes for MEADAGKLFIGGISWDTNEDRLREYFEKYGEVVEAVIMRDRATGRARGFGFIVFADPAVAERVIMEKHMIDGRMVEAKKAVPRDDQQALSKSGGSAHGSPGPSRTKKIFVGGLASTVTEADFRTYFEQFGTITDVVVMYDHNTQRPRGFGFITYDSEDAVDKALFKTFHELNGKMVEVKRAVPKELSPGPSMRSPAGGINYVMNRTNSFLNGYTQGYSPSPVGGYGMRMDARFGLLSGGRSSYPSFGGGYGIGMNFDPGMNPGIGGSSNFNNSVQYGRQINPYYSGNSGRYNSNISYGGVNDTSGSVFNSLARNLWGNSGLNYSSNSANSNSFMSSANGGLGGIGNNNVNWGTPPVPAQGANAGSGYGSGSFGYGSTENNFNLSPGAYGRNTGSGGVNTSLNQSSNGYGRNFGDSSAGGGGSIYGDTTWRSGSELDGTSPFGYGLGNAASDVTAKSSAGYMGH; via the exons ATGGAGGCGGACGCCGGGAAGCTGTTCATCGGTGGCATCTCGTGGGACACCAACGAGGACCGCCTCCGGGAGTACTTCGAGAAGTACGGGGAGGTGGTGGAGGCTGTCATCATGCGCGACCGAGCCACGGGTCGCGCC CGGGGCTTCGGGTTCATCGTGTTTGCCGACCCAGCAGTTGCAGAGCGTGTAATAATGGAGAAGCATATGATCGACGGCCGGATG GTGGAGGCCAAGAAAGCTGTCCCTAGAGACGATCAGCAAGCTCTTAGCAAGAGTGGTGGCAGCGCTCATGGATCACCAGGGCCCAGTCGCACCAAGAAGATTTTCGTTGGGGGTCTTGCATCCACCGTGACAGAGGCAGACTTCAGGACGTATTTTGAGCAGTTTGGCACGATCACTGATGTTGTGGTGATGTATGATCACAACACACAGCGTCCTAGAGGGTTTGGGTTCATAACGTACGATTCTGAAGACGCTGTGGACAAGGCATTGTTCAAGACATTCCATGAACTAAATGGTAAGATGGTTGAAGTCAAGAGGGCTGTTCCTAAGGAGCTATCACCTGGACCTAGCATGCGCTCTCCTGCTGGCGGAATCAATTATGTTATGAACAGAACCAATAGCTTTCTCAATGGATATACCCAAGGTTACAGTCCGAGCCCGGTAGGTGGTTATGGAATGAGGATGGATGCAAGGTTTGGGCTTCTATCAGGCGGCCGTAGTAGTTATCCTTCTTTTGGTGGTGGTTATGGAATTGGTATGAACTTTGACCCAGGGATGAACCCAGGTATTGGCGGTAGCTCGAACTTCAACAACAGTGTCCAGTATGGACGGCAGATCAATCCATACTACAGTGGTAATTCGGGTAGATACAATAGCAACATTAGCTATGGTGGAGTCAACGACACTTCTGGGTCAGTGTTCAACTCACTGGCTCGTAATCTGTGGGGTAATTCAGGTCTCAATTACTCTTCCAACTCTGCAAACTCTAATTCCTTCATGTCATCTGCAAATGGGGGGCTTGGTGGAATCGGGAATAACAATGTGAATTGGGGAACCCCTCCTGTGCCTGCTCAGGGTGCTAACGCTGGCTCGGGCTATGGCAGTGGGAGCTTTGGTTATGGATCGACTGAAAACAACTTCAATCTGAGTCCCGGTGCTTATGGAAGGAACACTGGATCAGGTGGCGTCAATACTTCACTCAACCAGTCAAGCAATGGATATGGGAGGAACTTTGGAGATTCGTCAGCGGGTGGTGGTGGCTCCATCTATGGAGACACAACTTGGAGATCTGGATCTGAGCTTGATGGAACCAGCCCATTTGGATATGGGCTTGGGAATGCAGCTTCAGATGTTACAGCAAAGAGCTCAGCGGGTTACATGGGGCATTAA